One Tolypothrix bouteillei VB521301 DNA window includes the following coding sequences:
- a CDS encoding ABC transporter permease, producing MRTIRNRTISTRQSPLSSTHQKTNLPGSSRKRITWTQRIQQLALQLTPLVAIVFVWEIGAGAFGIPKFIEPALVGKPSSILQEVRQLFSNGTIFKHIFVTFQEAMSGLALAMTGGISLGIVLAYSPQGARITLPYVQVFNSLPRIALAPFFIIWFGIGLLSKVLLAALAAFFPIFFTTYQGLQSIDRELVAAFQVMGANRWQMLHMVILPSVLSWVIAGIRTSLGMALVGALVAEYIGSTQGLGYLLMAAQGTLNVDKAWAILVVLAFISVLLDWGVRALESHILRWRSNPR from the coding sequence ATGAGAACGATCCGCAATAGAACCATTAGTACCAGACAATCCCCTCTTTCCTCTACTCATCAAAAGACAAACCTTCCGGGTTCTAGTCGAAAAAGAATCACTTGGACGCAACGTATACAGCAACTTGCTTTACAGCTAACGCCTCTAGTTGCGATCGTGTTTGTTTGGGAAATCGGAGCCGGAGCATTTGGCATACCCAAGTTTATTGAACCAGCACTAGTCGGCAAGCCAAGCTCTATTCTCCAAGAAGTGAGACAATTATTTTCTAACGGTACTATCTTTAAACATATCTTTGTCACCTTTCAAGAAGCAATGAGCGGGCTCGCTCTGGCAATGACTGGTGGTATTAGTCTGGGAATTGTATTAGCTTACTCTCCGCAAGGAGCGCGGATAACTCTTCCATATGTCCAAGTATTTAATTCTCTACCTCGTATTGCCTTAGCTCCCTTTTTCATTATTTGGTTTGGTATTGGATTGCTCTCCAAAGTCTTGCTTGCAGCTTTAGCCGCTTTTTTCCCCATCTTTTTTACAACGTATCAAGGGCTTCAAAGCATCGATCGCGAGTTAGTTGCTGCTTTCCAAGTCATGGGTGCCAATCGATGGCAGATGTTGCACATGGTGATACTGCCTTCAGTTCTCAGTTGGGTTATTGCAGGAATTCGCACGAGTTTGGGGATGGCTTTAGTAGGGGCGCTTGTAGCTGAGTACATCGGTTCAACTCAGGGGTTAGGCTATCTGTTAATGGCAGCACAGGGAACTTTAAATGTTGATAAAGCTTGGGCAATACTGGTAGTCTTGGCATTCATTAGCGTTTTACTGGATTGGGGCGTTCGCGCTTTAGAATCCCATATCTTACGCTGGCGATCTAACCCTAGGTAA
- a CDS encoding helix-turn-helix domain-containing protein, with translation MQKQGVSLAEAARRLGVSQSTLYVAVQKRQLSSFTRNRRTLISTGALRDYQVRQRSITDYRL, from the coding sequence ATGCAGAAGCAAGGTGTTTCACTCGCAGAGGCAGCAAGGCGTTTGGGTGTGAGTCAGAGTACTTTGTATGTGGCTGTGCAAAAAAGACAGCTTTCTTCTTTTACAAGAAATAGGAGAACTCTAATTTCTACGGGAGCTTTAAGAGATTATCAAGTCAGGCAACGTTCTATCACTGATTACAGACTTTAG
- a CDS encoding cupin domain-containing protein, which translates to MTRNENLPQIKVNSCSLQCITRYWGKVEVIEKGKNYRINRIEIKPKHSIKQQIHYHRCEHWVVVSGIAKVTCGHEEILLNRNESTFVPSATLHRVENPGFIPLIILEIQNGEYLGEDDTERALDLTKV; encoded by the coding sequence ATGACTCGGAATGAGAATCTTCCTCAAATAAAAGTCAATTCGTGTTCCTTACAATGCATTACGAGATACTGGGGCAAAGTGGAAGTCATTGAAAAAGGTAAGAACTATCGGATCAATCGAATAGAAATCAAGCCCAAACACAGTATCAAACAACAAATTCACTATCACCGATGCGAACATTGGGTTGTTGTTTCAGGTATTGCCAAGGTTACCTGTGGTCATGAAGAAATCTTATTGAACAGGAATGAATCTACTTTTGTTCCCTCTGCAACGTTGCATCGAGTAGAAAATCCAGGGTTTATTCCACTCATTATCTTGGAGATTCAAAATGGGGAGTATTTAGGTGAGGATGATACGGAACGAGCTTTAGACTTAACAAAAGTTTAA
- a CDS encoding MFS transporter — MTNISFSKQAPTLLVLLAAGCLTSMTGGIVAPVFPEIVEQLRIDPGWAGTLVSVHTLMTALSSPVLGILADRIGKLRVLIFSLVCYGLFGTAGGLMQSFDSLLWTRALLGVSNGGIAAASIGLLGGMYEGESRSRVMGYATSALATASIIFPLLGGWVGSVHWRFAFCLYVLALPVALAASLILRKRKFQQAKTLDLTNTQNLTTSLLKPSVLMLFLGLGLASAMFYVVIVYAPLYFKVAIGANTVLNGAILASRAIGAAIVSAVGASLLAKKLGVTRAIGVGFGLMALTLIAIPHLEHVQLALFTALLFGMGFGIVMPNLYSILSDLSPVNQRSGILAIGTGVSSLGQFLSPVFLGPVWKSSGAVVFYVAGVVGLVITFLSFLSKKNMNSDRS, encoded by the coding sequence ATGACTAACATTTCCTTTTCCAAACAGGCTCCCACACTATTAGTACTATTAGCCGCAGGCTGTCTCACTAGCATGACGGGTGGTATTGTAGCACCTGTTTTTCCAGAAATTGTAGAACAACTGCGGATCGATCCGGGATGGGCTGGAACTTTAGTCAGCGTACATACTTTGATGACAGCCCTCTCCAGTCCAGTGCTGGGTATTTTGGCAGACCGGATCGGAAAACTGAGAGTCTTGATTTTCTCTCTGGTTTGCTACGGGTTGTTTGGTACCGCAGGAGGTCTAATGCAAAGCTTTGACTCTTTGCTTTGGACGCGAGCTCTGTTGGGTGTAAGTAATGGTGGCATTGCGGCTGCAAGTATCGGTCTGCTAGGAGGAATGTATGAAGGAGAATCGCGATCGCGGGTTATGGGTTACGCTACTAGTGCGCTCGCAACTGCTAGCATCATCTTTCCTCTTTTAGGCGGATGGGTAGGCTCTGTCCACTGGCGGTTTGCTTTCTGTCTTTACGTCTTGGCACTACCTGTAGCGCTAGCAGCTAGTTTAATTTTACGAAAAAGAAAATTTCAACAGGCAAAGACTCTTGACTTAACTAACACCCAAAATCTCACTACAAGTCTGTTAAAGCCCAGTGTCCTCATGCTCTTTCTAGGACTGGGACTTGCTTCAGCTATGTTCTATGTCGTGATTGTTTATGCTCCTCTTTATTTCAAAGTTGCCATTGGAGCTAATACAGTCCTCAATGGTGCGATTCTCGCTTCTAGAGCTATCGGTGCAGCGATCGTATCCGCAGTCGGTGCTAGTTTGCTAGCCAAGAAATTGGGAGTTACCCGAGCTATTGGAGTGGGGTTTGGGTTGATGGCGCTGACATTAATCGCAATTCCCCATCTAGAACACGTTCAATTAGCTTTGTTCACTGCACTTTTATTTGGAATGGGATTTGGCATCGTTATGCCCAATCTTTACAGCATCTTATCTGATTTATCCCCAGTAAATCAGCGTTCTGGTATATTGGCGATCGGTACTGGCGTTTCTTCATTAGGACAATTTCTATCCCCCGTTTTTTTAGGACCAGTATGGAAAAGCAGTGGTGCAGTCGTGTTTTACGTAGCAGGTGTTGTAGGGCTAGTCATTACTTTTCTCAGTTTCTTAAGCAAAAAAAACATGAACAGCGATCGCTCATAG
- a CDS encoding GDSL-type esterase/lipase family protein produces the protein MSKKLLEFRICFLGESFVNGTGDPEHLGWAGRICVNASKKGHDITYYNLGVRRETSTELRERWLREVSYRLPREYNGRVVFSFGVNDTGIENGKLRVEVAQSIENTRTILSEAKELYPVLMIGPPPIGDEEQNGRNQRVANLSKQFALVCQELDVPYLDIFPILEKSHIWIEEAKANDGAHPKAAGYAEFAAIVQNWSGWLNWIS, from the coding sequence ATGTCAAAAAAATTACTAGAATTCAGAATCTGTTTTCTTGGTGAATCATTTGTTAACGGTACTGGCGATCCCGAACATCTTGGCTGGGCTGGTAGGATATGTGTTAATGCTAGTAAAAAAGGTCACGATATTACCTACTATAATTTAGGGGTGAGGCGCGAAACCAGTACAGAACTAAGAGAACGGTGGTTAAGAGAAGTTTCATATCGTTTACCGAGAGAATACAACGGTAGAGTTGTCTTTTCTTTCGGCGTTAATGATACGGGAATTGAAAACGGTAAACTGCGTGTTGAGGTGGCACAATCTATAGAAAATACCCGTACTATCTTAAGTGAAGCGAAAGAATTATACCCTGTTTTAATGATTGGACCTCCACCTATCGGTGATGAAGAACAAAATGGGAGAAATCAGAGAGTCGCAAATTTATCTAAGCAATTTGCTTTGGTTTGTCAAGAATTAGATGTACCATATTTAGATATTTTTCCTATTTTAGAAAAATCACACATCTGGATAGAAGAGGCAAAAGCTAATGATGGTGCTCATCCTAAAGCTGCGGGTTATGCAGAATTTGCAGCAATTGTGCAAAATTGGAGTGGTTGGTTAAATTGGATATCTTAA
- the argJ gene encoding bifunctional glutamate N-acetyltransferase/amino-acid acetyltransferase ArgJ — protein MQLTASSVPQGFSTFVTNLGIRDTSEDFLFIKSDVESVADGVFTQSLFAGPSVTISREHLKDSKAQGIIVISKNANVANGVVGKTDAEEVIKLVSAETEVPANNILIASTGVIGRRYPMEKIRAGLSGIGNKLTPADFHLASRAIMTTDKTPKLVTRQVGHAKLVGIAKGVGMIEPNMATLLAFFFTDAAISPDVLRSIFRPTIDKTFNCLSVDTDTSTSDTAIILANGLAGEVREHEFSHALYELARELTLMVAQDAEGGTKVIEVTVDSAIDYAQAKRVAKAIVNSPLVKTAVYGADPNWGRVAMAMGKCESDREINQEKVVISFDDIQVYPNSSNEENLEQLRQIMAKDKVNIHVSLNIGEASATVWGCDLSEGYVDTNSKYST, from the coding sequence ATGCAATTAACGGCATCTTCCGTACCTCAAGGATTTAGTACATTTGTAACTAACTTGGGCATAAGAGATACTAGTGAGGATTTTTTATTTATTAAATCGGATGTTGAAAGTGTTGCTGATGGAGTCTTTACTCAAAGTCTTTTTGCTGGTCCAAGCGTGACAATTAGCCGCGAACACTTAAAAGATTCAAAAGCACAAGGAATTATTGTTATCTCCAAAAATGCCAACGTTGCTAATGGTGTTGTTGGCAAAACGGATGCAGAAGAAGTCATCAAACTTGTGTCTGCGGAAACCGAAGTTCCAGCAAATAATATTTTGATAGCTTCTACAGGTGTTATTGGGAGACGATACCCAATGGAAAAAATTCGAGCAGGATTATCAGGGATAGGAAACAAATTAACTCCTGCTGATTTTCATTTAGCTTCTCGCGCTATTATGACCACCGATAAGACACCTAAGTTGGTAACACGGCAAGTTGGGCATGCAAAGCTAGTCGGAATTGCCAAAGGTGTTGGCATGATTGAGCCCAATATGGCAACGCTGCTTGCTTTCTTTTTTACAGATGCAGCTATTTCTCCAGATGTACTGCGTTCTATTTTTCGACCCACTATAGATAAAACTTTTAATTGTCTGAGTGTAGATACTGATACTTCTACTAGCGATACTGCTATCATTCTTGCCAATGGTTTGGCTGGAGAAGTGAGGGAACATGAATTTTCCCATGCATTATATGAACTGGCTCGTGAGTTAACCTTAATGGTGGCGCAAGATGCAGAAGGCGGTACTAAAGTTATTGAAGTGACGGTAGATTCAGCGATCGATTACGCACAAGCTAAACGAGTTGCCAAAGCAATTGTAAACTCGCCTTTAGTCAAAACTGCGGTGTATGGAGCCGATCCCAATTGGGGAAGAGTGGCTATGGCTATGGGGAAATGTGAAAGCGATCGCGAAATAAATCAGGAAAAAGTTGTGATTAGCTTTGATGATATTCAAGTTTATCCTAATAGTTCAAATGAGGAAAATCTCGAACAGTTGCGACAAATTATGGCAAAGGATAAAGTGAATATCCATGTCAGCCTTAATATTGGTGAAGCGTCTGCAACTGTTTGGGGGTGTGACCTATCAGAAGGTTATGTAGACACTAATTCTAAATATTCAACTTAG
- a CDS encoding aspartyl/asparaginyl beta-hydroxylase domain-containing protein, whose amino-acid sequence MKDFVSEVVKSPIVKRLESLVSAYSLVGDSIFFDKEQFPWANKLETNWLVIRKELEQVLQHTHALPNFQDIMPRQQRISPDDRWKTYYFYAFGFTAKKNCERCPETWKLLQQIPGLKSAFFSILAPGKHIPEHRGKHKGLIRYHLGLIVPEPKSACRIRISDRIAYWEEGKSLLFDDTFPHEVWNDTEGYRVVLFLDIARPLRFPLSAVNWLVNQILSLSPLVREAKSNHNTWEKQFETVVSRLG is encoded by the coding sequence ATGAAAGATTTTGTAAGCGAAGTTGTTAAATCTCCCATTGTCAAAAGACTAGAGAGTTTAGTGTCTGCATATTCTTTAGTTGGAGATTCCATTTTTTTTGATAAAGAGCAATTTCCTTGGGCTAATAAGCTAGAAACAAATTGGTTAGTAATTCGCAAGGAATTAGAGCAAGTTCTCCAACACACCCATGCGTTGCCAAACTTTCAAGACATTATGCCTCGCCAACAACGCATAAGCCCCGACGATCGCTGGAAGACGTATTATTTTTATGCCTTTGGCTTCACAGCAAAAAAGAATTGCGAACGGTGTCCCGAAACGTGGAAACTATTGCAGCAAATTCCCGGTTTGAAATCAGCATTTTTTTCGATTCTAGCTCCAGGGAAGCATATTCCCGAACACAGAGGCAAGCATAAAGGGTTAATTCGATATCATTTGGGATTGATAGTACCAGAACCAAAATCTGCCTGTCGAATTCGTATTAGCGATCGAATAGCTTACTGGGAAGAGGGAAAAAGCTTGTTATTTGATGATACATTTCCCCATGAAGTGTGGAACGATACAGAAGGATACCGGGTGGTATTATTTCTAGACATTGCCAGACCGCTACGGTTTCCCCTCTCTGCTGTCAATTGGCTTGTGAATCAAATATTGTCTCTATCACCTTTAGTTAGAGAAGCAAAATCCAATCACAATACTTGGGAAAAACAGTTTGAAACGGTAGTTAGTAGGTTGGGTTGA
- a CDS encoding MFS transporter: MNNLSSPTLEALEPLPGSVRAPKTDASAKISKQAIRTSLKASTIDGILASIFTNITSGVLLVNFLLELGATPVEIGLLSSIPMLVNFLQPLGAFIADRTKSRHWYVLAIFGPSRLLWLTLLLGIAWVGSSNNHQHQLVTWTLSIIFIANVLGALGSSAWFSWMAALVPQQLRGRYFGFRNSTASLTNLLCVPLLGFGISNWPGGTIQGFGVMLLCGVVVGIASLVCQFWMQDVNPQVTHTRTLPEQQKNQPKKASIFKDINFIKLLLYLGLWTFAVNLSTPFFNLYMMRDLALDLSTVTLYTSLAAGANLILLVLWGKLADRMGNRPLLLLVGILMAVTPIFWLFAGADSVSVWILLPTIHLLTGGSIAAIELCSSNIQMSVAPLDRPSQYFAIAAAVAGVSGGLGSTVGGFIAGLNIIGGLPGLFALSAVLRLIALLPLLFVQEPRSQSLIDILRNVLPNKSQPTLVSEVKI; encoded by the coding sequence GTGAACAATTTATCTTCTCCTACTTTAGAAGCACTGGAACCTCTTCCTGGCTCGGTACGAGCACCCAAAACCGATGCGAGCGCAAAAATTTCTAAACAAGCCATAAGAACCAGCCTGAAGGCATCCACCATAGATGGCATCTTAGCCAGTATTTTTACTAACATTACTAGTGGTGTTTTGCTGGTAAACTTTCTACTTGAATTAGGGGCAACACCAGTGGAAATTGGTTTGCTGTCTTCAATTCCCATGCTCGTCAACTTTTTACAACCATTAGGAGCATTTATTGCAGACCGTACCAAGAGCCGTCATTGGTATGTGCTAGCCATTTTTGGTCCATCCAGACTGTTATGGCTGACTCTATTGTTAGGGATCGCGTGGGTGGGTTCTTCCAACAACCATCAACATCAGTTGGTTACCTGGACATTAAGTATAATTTTTATCGCTAACGTTTTAGGAGCTTTAGGTTCTTCAGCCTGGTTTAGCTGGATGGCTGCTTTAGTTCCCCAACAATTAAGGGGCAGATATTTTGGTTTTCGCAATAGTACGGCAAGCCTAACAAACCTCTTGTGCGTACCACTGCTTGGATTTGGCATATCCAATTGGCCTGGTGGCACAATTCAAGGTTTTGGTGTGATGTTGTTGTGTGGAGTCGTCGTTGGAATAGCAAGTTTAGTGTGTCAGTTTTGGATGCAAGATGTCAATCCACAAGTCACTCATACTAGAACTTTGCCCGAGCAACAGAAAAACCAACCTAAAAAGGCAAGTATCTTTAAAGATATCAACTTTATCAAATTATTATTGTACTTGGGTTTGTGGACGTTTGCAGTCAACCTGAGCACACCGTTCTTTAATCTTTATATGATGAGAGATTTAGCTTTGGATTTAAGTACGGTTACGCTTTACACCAGTTTAGCAGCTGGCGCAAACTTAATCTTGTTGGTACTGTGGGGGAAGCTAGCTGACAGAATGGGGAATCGTCCGCTTCTACTATTAGTTGGTATTTTGATGGCAGTGACACCAATATTTTGGTTGTTTGCTGGTGCTGATTCAGTTTCTGTATGGATATTGTTACCAACAATCCATTTGCTAACTGGTGGTTCCATAGCAGCAATTGAGTTGTGCAGCAGCAATATTCAAATGTCAGTCGCTCCTTTAGATCGTCCTTCTCAGTATTTTGCCATTGCTGCAGCCGTTGCTGGTGTCAGTGGAGGTTTGGGTTCAACTGTTGGTGGCTTTATAGCTGGGCTAAATATTATTGGGGGTTTACCCGGACTGTTTGCTCTTTCAGCTGTTTTGCGATTAATTGCTCTACTACCTTTGCTTTTTGTTCAAGAACCACGCAGCCAGTCACTTATTGACATTCTGCGAAATGTCTTACCGAATAAGTCGCAACCTACATTGGTTTCAGAAGTCAAAATTTAA
- a CDS encoding diguanylate cyclase domain-containing protein, protein MSYTKKNTLRAEILVVDDTPSNLGLLFKILGKNGYKIRPVTSGQAALEVALISPPDLILLDILMPDMSGYEVCQKLKIDPQTRDIPIIFLSGLSEGLDKAKAFQVGAADYVTKPFQVQEILARVNNQIMILSQKQQLEREILQRQQTEAALRSQYQREQTLNRMIQAIRNSLDLPAIFSTTVAAIGTLVEAHWVGIMQYSPNQETWELVEQYLPPTFSLTAQRQEFFPIENFLAAQLEQLQTFCLDKLNQASDSLNLIQHYSKICLPIPIYLNERIWGSLCIVRHQSSPWTESDLQLIGVVTDQLAIAIQQSLLYQQLQQANKELERLAHLDGLTHVANRRKLDQALEQEWRRLQREQLPLSLILCDIDNFKGYNDALGHLAGDNCLQTVASTIGRCIKRPADLVARYGGDEFAILLPNTTLAGAMQVAELVRAEIQQLKLPSPQSPNEGYVTLSLGVSCLIPTPDTLPEELVTIADRALYQAKKQGRDRAINCSLPISST, encoded by the coding sequence ATGAGTTATACAAAGAAAAATACTTTAAGAGCAGAAATTTTGGTAGTAGATGATACACCGTCTAATTTAGGATTACTATTTAAAATCCTGGGAAAAAATGGTTATAAAATTAGACCTGTAACAAGCGGTCAAGCAGCGCTTGAAGTAGCCTTAATCTCACCGCCAGACTTGATTTTGCTGGATATTCTTATGCCAGATATGAGTGGATATGAAGTTTGTCAAAAGTTGAAAATAGATCCACAAACTAGAGATATTCCAATTATTTTTCTCAGCGGCTTAAGTGAAGGCTTAGATAAAGCTAAAGCATTTCAGGTTGGAGCAGCAGATTATGTGACCAAACCATTTCAAGTTCAAGAAATTTTGGCACGAGTTAACAATCAAATTATGATTCTTTCTCAAAAACAGCAGTTAGAAAGAGAGATTTTACAGCGCCAACAAACAGAAGCAGCATTGCGATCTCAATACCAGCGCGAGCAAACTCTAAATCGAATGATTCAAGCAATCCGTAATTCTTTAGATTTACCTGCTATCTTTTCTACAACTGTGGCAGCTATCGGTACTTTAGTCGAAGCTCATTGGGTTGGGATCATGCAGTATTCGCCCAACCAAGAAACTTGGGAACTCGTAGAACAATATTTACCTCCAACATTTTCCCTAACTGCACAAAGACAAGAGTTTTTTCCTATAGAAAATTTTTTAGCCGCACAACTCGAACAGTTACAAACCTTTTGTTTGGATAAATTGAATCAAGCAAGTGATAGTTTAAATTTGATCCAACACTATTCCAAAATTTGCTTACCCATTCCTATTTATTTAAACGAGCGGATTTGGGGAAGCCTTTGTATTGTCAGACATCAATCATCTCCTTGGACGGAATCAGACTTACAACTTATTGGAGTTGTCACTGACCAATTGGCGATCGCAATTCAGCAATCACTGCTCTATCAACAACTACAACAAGCAAATAAAGAATTAGAACGCCTTGCTCATTTAGATGGATTAACTCATGTAGCCAATCGTCGCAAATTAGACCAAGCTCTAGAACAAGAATGGCGAAGGCTTCAAAGAGAACAGTTACCTTTATCGTTAATTCTCTGTGATATTGATAATTTTAAAGGCTATAACGATGCACTTGGTCATCTAGCCGGAGACAACTGTTTGCAAACCGTTGCCAGCACGATCGGTCGTTGTATAAAACGTCCTGCTGACTTAGTTGCTCGTTATGGTGGAGATGAATTTGCAATTCTTCTTCCCAACACCACTTTAGCAGGAGCAATGCAAGTAGCGGAACTTGTGCGTGCAGAAATACAACAACTTAAATTACCATCGCCTCAATCCCCGAATGAAGGTTATGTAACATTAAGTTTGGGAGTTAGTTGTTTGATACCAACACCAGATACTCTACCTGAGGAGTTAGTCACAATAGCCGATAGAGCACTTTATCAAGCTAAAAAGCAAGGGCGCGATCGCGCAATAAATTGCAGCCTCCCCATTTCATCTACGTAA
- a CDS encoding phosphomannose isomerase type II C-terminal cupin domain, with protein sequence MAQAENTAQLTVNPSSSHAGMRYWGRVEVIEEGEYYRISRVEIKPKHSIKPQIHYHRSEHWVVVSGIAKVTCNNQEILLNCNESTFVPPATLHKVENPGSIPLIILEIQNGEYLGEDDTERPMDLTLVQPLTES encoded by the coding sequence ATGGCTCAGGCTGAAAACACTGCTCAATTAACCGTAAATCCGTCTTCCTCCCATGCTGGTATGAGATACTGGGGTAGAGTTGAGGTCATAGAAGAAGGAGAATATTACCGAATTAGCCGTGTAGAAATTAAACCCAAGCACAGTATCAAACCACAAATTCATTACCATCGCAGCGAACATTGGGTTGTTGTTTCAGGTATTGCAAAGGTTACTTGTAATAACCAAGAAATATTACTCAATTGTAATGAGTCCACTTTTGTACCTCCTGCAACGCTTCACAAGGTGGAAAACCCTGGATCTATTCCACTGATTATTCTAGAAATTCAAAACGGAGAGTATTTGGGTGAAGATGATACCGAACGCCCTATGGATTTAACTTTAGTTCAACCTTTAACAGAAAGTTAA
- a CDS encoding GH3 auxin-responsive promoter family protein, with amino-acid sequence MANFFFSLLSTAARQSKANFVRKTRQIGAVQENFLRNLLLAHQDTVLGREYGLRDIKTIDRFREQVPILPYSSYEPYTTRIAKGEANILTAEPVAHLIQSSGSTGKKKLVPVTRETKKSLERAYWISIGFLSEALSARGLKFGKLMVTKSVQLQGRTAGGIEYGTAGEVNLRMSKLICKQLFANPYETLEVADSLARHYVCLLFALRDESMRGMAESFPMLILRNCSYLERYAEELIRDIETGAIASWLKIDPELRVKLEKGWLANPKRAAQLRAIWKSSGRIVPKLAWPNLSFIIAARGGTSNFYFERFPTYFGDTPQFGAGYSTSEAIFGIYHDTNDDSSILAIETGFFEFIPEDQWEAEHPKTLLANEVKTGERYRILVTNYSGFYRYDIGDIVEVLGFYEQTPLIVFRYRQGGLLSAINEKTTEFHVTQVMQALQRDFSVALEDFCITLCENDFPPYYLVNIELTSSHTLHNPQAFLASFDSKLKEIHISYEVNRRDQVPPPRLRILAPGSFATLRQRQLQKGIPDGQLKVPHISENRAFLTGLPVQHEIRLAEDLDSNQ; translated from the coding sequence ATGGCAAATTTCTTTTTTTCACTTTTAAGTACCGCAGCCAGACAATCAAAAGCCAATTTTGTAAGAAAAACTCGTCAGATCGGTGCAGTGCAGGAGAATTTTTTACGCAACCTGCTGCTAGCACATCAAGATACTGTACTAGGTCGGGAATACGGGCTCAGAGACATCAAAACTATCGATCGCTTTCGAGAGCAGGTTCCCATTCTACCTTATAGCAGTTATGAACCGTATACTACGCGTATAGCAAAAGGTGAAGCAAACATTCTCACAGCCGAACCCGTTGCTCACCTGATTCAAAGCAGTGGTTCGACTGGAAAAAAGAAACTCGTTCCCGTCACTCGGGAAACTAAGAAATCCTTGGAAAGGGCTTATTGGATTAGCATTGGCTTTTTAAGTGAGGCGCTGTCAGCAAGAGGGCTAAAGTTTGGCAAATTAATGGTAACCAAGTCAGTACAGCTGCAAGGACGTACCGCAGGCGGTATTGAGTATGGGACAGCGGGTGAAGTAAACCTTCGCATGAGTAAGTTGATTTGCAAGCAGCTATTTGCTAACCCTTATGAGACCTTAGAGGTAGCTGATAGCTTAGCCCGTCATTATGTTTGTTTGCTATTCGCCTTGCGAGACGAGTCCATGCGGGGGATGGCGGAAAGCTTTCCCATGCTTATATTGCGGAATTGCAGCTATTTAGAACGCTATGCGGAAGAGTTAATCCGAGATATAGAGACTGGAGCGATCGCAAGTTGGTTAAAAATTGACCCAGAACTGCGAGTAAAGTTAGAGAAGGGATGGTTAGCAAATCCCAAGCGAGCCGCACAATTAAGAGCAATCTGGAAATCCTCTGGACGAATAGTCCCCAAACTTGCTTGGCCCAATTTATCATTTATTATTGCTGCACGTGGAGGAACATCAAACTTTTATTTTGAAAGATTTCCCACCTATTTTGGAGATACACCACAATTTGGCGCGGGTTATTCTACTTCAGAAGCTATTTTTGGTATTTACCACGATACTAATGATGACAGCAGTATCTTAGCAATTGAGACTGGCTTTTTTGAATTTATACCAGAAGACCAGTGGGAAGCAGAGCATCCTAAAACCTTGCTAGCTAATGAGGTAAAAACTGGAGAGCGATATCGCATTCTAGTAACCAATTACAGTGGTTTTTACCGTTACGATATTGGTGACATTGTGGAAGTTCTTGGATTTTACGAACAAACACCCCTGATTGTCTTCCGCTACCGTCAAGGTGGACTGCTTTCTGCAATAAACGAGAAGACAACCGAATTTCACGTGACGCAAGTGATGCAAGCTTTGCAAAGAGATTTCAGCGTAGCTTTAGAAGATTTTTGTATCACCTTGTGCGAAAATGATTTTCCACCTTACTATTTAGTAAACATTGAACTTACCTCCAGTCATACACTCCACAACCCCCAAGCCTTCCTAGCCAGCTTTGACAGCAAGCTAAAAGAAATTCATATTTCCTACGAAGTCAACCGCCGGGATCAAGTACCACCTCCCCGACTCCGAATTTTAGCTCCAGGTAGTTTTGCTACCCTCCGCCAGCGTCAACTACAAAAAGGAATTCCAGATGGTCAACTGAAAGTACCTCATATTAGTGAAAACCGGGCTTTTCTTACTGGTTTACCAGTTCAACACGAGATTAGATTAGCAGAGGATTTAGATAGCAATCAATAA